From Drosophila suzukii chromosome 2R, CBGP_Dsuzu_IsoJpt1.0, whole genome shotgun sequence, a single genomic window includes:
- the Asph gene encoding aspartyl/asparaginyl beta-hydroxylase isoform X11, which translates to MSGDVQPRKRKDKRRKRDDDESSHGVHITKMGNEDLHLHVHHEHGTGGHWCAKIIFFALMAVLLGLVGLIIMENRGLEDLDTPLSESRFSKVFDGWVDEHRDEHDAHDVHEPSGEALDDHDEHDDHDDHEEEEEEPLSEELEEEEPEEEEEEPTEEEEPEADEDEQEEDEEDEENNAGENITAEDAEEEDEDNEDEGTVEATVEATTEATTEATAEYEAEDEEEDEDEAPADEDDAVESTEAPLSEADEQQEDDEDEEEEEEQEVEESVEPPVSQSTAQSAPAQDDNDEDDDEEQDKKDDENDDDDFESLDQQFENEPEESKPVKAVDSQEQDQKQDDEEEPKEEGSSWLASQIKPKEAAPAPPAEKEDPFEQELRKANEEMIRENYAQALRSFNTLTTDYAHEPLAHLGRARVLELLSKKERSNQRLWEAIDAYKRYLAFGNLVKSDQEFTSAGESCIENLRFLGYHRQATTIHDLLIERLPEDPRLRNQLSLTHLMVNNLQQVEKVAEETLKLWPTNAVAQLHYGLALRQLHGDYVKALPYLRYAVESQEEGTQEAFFYLSLGETLQRLSKKSEALEVYRKGVTKGFFASLYQRSLYNEPSLKAQPFWQPKETGYERQLDRLQLHWRAIRDEAVALLGESGFFQDEAEQLRDKGVWQQYELYAQGRRVKDNCRRTPITCGLLQEFPESSGCRRGQVKFSVMQATTHVWPHCGPTNCRLRAHLTLVAPEPEKTSLRVAEQERTWREGELFIFDDSFEHEVWHNGSQPRLVLILDMWHPQLTPAQRRSLSPI; encoded by the exons ATGACGACGAATCTTCGCACGGCGTTCACATTACAAAGATGGGAAACGAAGATCTCCACCTGCACGTGCACCACGAACACGGGACCGGTGGTCATTGGTGTGCCAAGATCATATTCTTCGCTCTGATGGCGGTGTTACTGGGTTTGGTGGGTCTGATCATCATGGAGAACCGCGGCCTAGAGGATC TGGACACTCCCCTATCGGAATCACGTTTCTCCAAAGTTTTTGATGGCTGGGTGGACGAACATAGGGATGAGCATGATGCCCATGATGTGCACGAACCCTCTGGTGAGGCTTTGGACGATCACGATGAGCACGATGACCATGATGATCATGAAGAGGAAG AAGAAGAACCCCTTTCTGAGGAATTAGAAGAAGAAGAACCagaagaggaggaggaagagCCTACTGAAGAGGAGGAACCAGAGGCAGATGAAGATGAGCAGGAAGAAGATGAAGAGGATGAGGAAAACAATGCGGGCGAAAACATAACCGCTGAGGATGCAGAGGAGGAAGATGAAGATAACGAGGATGAAGGCACTGTGGAGGCCACGGTAGAAGCTACCACTGAAGCCACTACGGAAGCCACTGCGGAATATGAAGCTGAAGACGAGGAAGAGGATGAGGATGAAGCTCCAGCTGATGAGGATGATGCCGTAGAATCTACAGAAGCACCATTGTCAGAAGCTGATGAG CAGCAGGAAGATGATgaggacgaggaggaggaggaggagcaggaggtcGAAGAGTCTGTAGAACCACCAGTATCACAGTCTACAGCACAAAGTGCCCCGGCTCAAGATGATAACGATGAAGATGATGATGAG gaaCAAGATAAGAAAGATGATGAGAACGACGATGACGACTTTGAGTCCCTGGATCAGCAGTTTGAAAACGAACCCGAGGAGTCAAAACCAGTAAAAGCAGTAGATAGCCAAGAGCAGGATCAGAAACAGGACGATGAGGAGGAGCCCAAGGAAGAGGGCTCCTCTTGGTTGGCATCCC AGATAAAGCCGAAAGAAGCTGCACCTGCACCTCCGGCGGAGAAAGAGGATCCTTTTGAGCAGGAGTTGCGCAAGGCCAACGAGGAGATGATTAGGGAG AACTATGCCCAAGCCCTGCGATCCTTTAACACGCTCACCACCGACTATGCCCACGAGCCATTGGCCCATTTGGGAAGAGCCCGAGTCCTGGAACTTCTGTCCAAGAAGGAGCGCAGCAACCAGCGCCTGTGGGAAGCCATCGATGCCTACAAAAGATACCTGGCCTTTGGCAATCTGGTGAAAAGTGATCAGGAGTTTACCAGTGCCGGCGAAAGTTGCATTGAGAATTTGAGATTTTTGG GTTACCACCGACAGGCCACCACCATCCATGATTTGCTCATCGAGCGTTTGCCCGAGGATCCCCGCCTGCGTAACCAACTCTCACTCACCCATCTCATGGTCAACAA TCTTCAGCAGGTTGAAAAGGTGGCCGAGGAAACCCTGAAACTCTGGCCAACCAATGCTGTGGCTCAACTCCACTATGGACTGGCTCTCAGGCAGCTCCATGGTGACTATGTCAAGGCTCTACCATATCTTAGATATGCAGTGGAGTCCCAGGAAGAGGGCACCCAAGAGGCTTTCTTCTACTTGTCGCTTGGAGAGACCCTGCAGCGCCTGTCCAAGAAATCAGAGGCTCTGGAGGTGTACAGGAAAGGAGTGACCAAGGGATTCTTTGCCAGTCTCTATCAAAGATCACTGTATAATGAGCCCAGCCTGAAGGCACAGCCTTTTTGGCAGCCCAAGGAGACGGGTTACGAAAGGCAGCTGGATAGATTGCAGCTCCATTGGCGGGCAATTCGTGATGAGGCAGTGGCCCTGCTGGGTGAAAGTGGATTCTTCCAGGATGAAGCGGAACAGCTGCGTGACAAGGGAGTTTGGCAGCAGTACGAGCTTTATGCCCAGGGTCGCCGGGTGAAGGATAACTGTCGAAGGACTCCGATTACCTGTGGCCTGCTGCAGGAATTTCCCGAATCCTCGGGCTGTCGTCGCGGCCAGGTGAAGTTCAGTGTGATGCAGGCCACCACGCATGTGTGGCCACATTGTGGACCCACCAATTGCCGGCTAAGGGCGCACCTCACCCTGGTTGCTCCAGAGCCGGAGAAAACCTCACTTCGAGTGGCAGAGCAGGAAAG AACCTGGCGTGAGGGAGAACTCTTTATATTCGACGATAGCTTCGAGCACGAGGTGTGGCACAATGGCAGCCAACCCCGCCTGGTGCTCATCTTGGATATGTGGCATCCGCAACTGACTCCCGCCCAGCGGCGCAGCTTATCACCCATTTAA
- the Asph gene encoding FK506-binding protein 5 isoform X6 produces the protein MSGDVQPRKRKDKRRKRDDRKSEGDVTVLRQSSFQDDDESSHGVHITKMGNEDLHLHVHHEHGTGGHWCAKIIFFALMAVLLGLVGLIIMENRGLEDLDTPLSESRFSKVFDGWVDEHRDEHDAHDVHEPSGEALDDHDEHDDHDDHEEEEEEPLSEELEEEEPEEEEEEPTEEEEPEADEDEQEEDEEDEENNAGENITAEDAEEEDEDNEDEGTVEATVEATTEATTEATAEYEAEDEEEDEDEAPADEDDAVESTEAPLSEADEQQEDDEDEEEEEEQEVEESVEPPVSQSTAQSAPAQDDNDEDDDEEQDKKDDENDDDDFESLDQQFENEPEESKPVKAVDSQEQDQKQDDEEEPKEEGSSWLASLAVKFGVGVALALVSRLVLIRKSPNTITALFNLFHQYEDEPAPEAILRRRLTIATAEDHIPDDVEELPLLDDDEYSEEEIEIEEEIEVEISDIEEEEEARHDSDDNVASMANYVPDTFEQLNAMYKLVQEHAKETKPEEKEKKESEQPAGASDIYVEYEDGAIEDYEHEGDSEDEEITDEEDEISDVDDADLMNRLEAKYGRLPVKEFESDPDSDDPSWTQIKPKEAAPAPPAEKEDPFEQELRKANEEMIRENYAQALRSFNTLTTDYAHEPLAHLGRARVLELLSKKERSNQRLWEAIDAYKRYLAFGNLVKSDQEFTSAGESCIENLRFLGYHRQATTIHDLLIERLPEDPRLRNQLSLTHLMVNNRLKRWPRKP, from the exons ATGATCGCAAATCCGAGGGCGATGTGACTGTTCTGCGTCAGTCCAGCTTTCAAG ATGACGACGAATCTTCGCACGGCGTTCACATTACAAAGATGGGAAACGAAGATCTCCACCTGCACGTGCACCACGAACACGGGACCGGTGGTCATTGGTGTGCCAAGATCATATTCTTCGCTCTGATGGCGGTGTTACTGGGTTTGGTGGGTCTGATCATCATGGAGAACCGCGGCCTAGAGGATC TGGACACTCCCCTATCGGAATCACGTTTCTCCAAAGTTTTTGATGGCTGGGTGGACGAACATAGGGATGAGCATGATGCCCATGATGTGCACGAACCCTCTGGTGAGGCTTTGGACGATCACGATGAGCACGATGACCATGATGATCATGAAGAGGAAG AAGAAGAACCCCTTTCTGAGGAATTAGAAGAAGAAGAACCagaagaggaggaggaagagCCTACTGAAGAGGAGGAACCAGAGGCAGATGAAGATGAGCAGGAAGAAGATGAAGAGGATGAGGAAAACAATGCGGGCGAAAACATAACCGCTGAGGATGCAGAGGAGGAAGATGAAGATAACGAGGATGAAGGCACTGTGGAGGCCACGGTAGAAGCTACCACTGAAGCCACTACGGAAGCCACTGCGGAATATGAAGCTGAAGACGAGGAAGAGGATGAGGATGAAGCTCCAGCTGATGAGGATGATGCCGTAGAATCTACAGAAGCACCATTGTCAGAAGCTGATGAG CAGCAGGAAGATGATgaggacgaggaggaggaggaggagcaggaggtcGAAGAGTCTGTAGAACCACCAGTATCACAGTCTACAGCACAAAGTGCCCCGGCTCAAGATGATAACGATGAAGATGATGATGAG gaaCAAGATAAGAAAGATGATGAGAACGACGATGACGACTTTGAGTCCCTGGATCAGCAGTTTGAAAACGAACCCGAGGAGTCAAAACCAGTAAAAGCAGTAGATAGCCAAGAGCAGGATCAGAAACAGGACGATGAGGAGGAGCCCAAGGAAGAGGGCTCCTCTTGGTTGGCATCCC TTGCCGTTAAATTTGGCGTTGGCGTTGCACTTGCCTTAGTTTCACGCCTTGTATTGATAAGGAAAAGTCCAAATACAA TCACAGCTTTGTTTAACTTATTCCACcaat ACGAGGATGAGCCCGCTCCAGAGGCTATACTAAGGCGAAGATTGACGATTGCCACGGCCGAGGATCATATACCAGACGATGTGGAGGAGCTGCCCCTGCTGGACGACGATG AATACTCCGAGGAGGAAATCGAAATCGAAGAAGAGATCGAGGTGGAGATCAGCGACatcgaggaggaggaggaagccCGCCACGATAGCGACGACAATGTGGCCTCCATGGCCAACTATGTGCCCGATACCTTTGAGCAACTGAACGCCATGTACAAGTTGGTCCAGGAGCATGCTAAGGAAACCAAGCCCGAGGAGAAGGAGAAAAAGGAGTCGGAACAGCCGGCTGGAGCCAGCGACATCTATGTGGAGTACGAGGACGGGGCGATTGAGGATTACGAACATGAAGGGGACAGCGAGGATGAGGAGATCACCGACGAGGAGGACGAGATCTCCGACGTGGACGACGCCGATCTGATGAACCGGCTGGAGGCCAAGTACGGCCGCCTGCCCGTCAAGGAGTTCGAAAGCGATCCGGACTCCGACGACCCCAGCTGGACAC AGATAAAGCCGAAAGAAGCTGCACCTGCACCTCCGGCGGAGAAAGAGGATCCTTTTGAGCAGGAGTTGCGCAAGGCCAACGAGGAGATGATTAGGGAG AACTATGCCCAAGCCCTGCGATCCTTTAACACGCTCACCACCGACTATGCCCACGAGCCATTGGCCCATTTGGGAAGAGCCCGAGTCCTGGAACTTCTGTCCAAGAAGGAGCGCAGCAACCAGCGCCTGTGGGAAGCCATCGATGCCTACAAAAGATACCTGGCCTTTGGCAATCTGGTGAAAAGTGATCAGGAGTTTACCAGTGCCGGCGAAAGTTGCATTGAGAATTTGAGATTTTTGG GTTACCACCGACAGGCCACCACCATCCATGATTTGCTCATCGAGCGTTTGCCCGAGGATCCCCGCCTGCGTAACCAACTCTCACTCACCCATCTCATGGTCAACAA CAGGTTGAAAAGGTGGCCGAGGAAACCCTGA
- the Asph gene encoding FK506-binding protein 5 isoform X7, with protein MSGDVQPRKRKDKRRKRDDRKSEGDVTVLRQSSFQDDDESSHGVHITKMGNEDLHLHVHHEHGTGGHWCAKIIFFALMAVLLGLVGLIIMENRGLEDLDTPLSESRFSKVFDGWVDEHRDEHDAHDVHEPSGEALDDHDEHDDHDDHEEEEEEPLSEELEEEEPEEEEEEPTEEEEPEADEDEQEEDEEDEENNAGENITAEDAEEEDEDNEDEGTVEATVEATTEATTEATAEYEAEDEEEDEDEAPADEDDAVESTEAPLSEADEQQEDDEDEEEEEEQEVEESVEPPVSQSTAQSAPAQDDNDEDDDEEQDKKDDENDDDDFESLDQQFENEPEESKPVKAVDSQEQDQKQDDEEEPKEEGSSWLASLAVKFGVGVALALVSRLVLIRKSPNTITALFNLFHQYEDEPAPEAILRRRLTIATAEDHIPDDVEELPLLDDDEYSEEEIEIEEEIEVEISDIEEEEEARHDSDDNVASMANYVPDTFEQLNAMYKLVQEHAKETKPEEKEKKESEQPAGASDIYVEYEDGAIEDYEHEGDSEDEEITDEEDEISDVDDADLMNRLEAKYGRLPVKEFESDPDSDDPSWTQIKPKEAAPAPPAEKEDPFEQELRKANEEMIRENYAQALRSFNTLTTDYAHEPLAHLGRARVLELLSKKERSNQRLWEAIDAYKRYLAFGNLVKSDQEFTSAGESCIENLRFLGYHRQATTIHDLLIERLPEDPRLRNQLSLTHLMVNK; from the exons ATGATCGCAAATCCGAGGGCGATGTGACTGTTCTGCGTCAGTCCAGCTTTCAAG ATGACGACGAATCTTCGCACGGCGTTCACATTACAAAGATGGGAAACGAAGATCTCCACCTGCACGTGCACCACGAACACGGGACCGGTGGTCATTGGTGTGCCAAGATCATATTCTTCGCTCTGATGGCGGTGTTACTGGGTTTGGTGGGTCTGATCATCATGGAGAACCGCGGCCTAGAGGATC TGGACACTCCCCTATCGGAATCACGTTTCTCCAAAGTTTTTGATGGCTGGGTGGACGAACATAGGGATGAGCATGATGCCCATGATGTGCACGAACCCTCTGGTGAGGCTTTGGACGATCACGATGAGCACGATGACCATGATGATCATGAAGAGGAAG AAGAAGAACCCCTTTCTGAGGAATTAGAAGAAGAAGAACCagaagaggaggaggaagagCCTACTGAAGAGGAGGAACCAGAGGCAGATGAAGATGAGCAGGAAGAAGATGAAGAGGATGAGGAAAACAATGCGGGCGAAAACATAACCGCTGAGGATGCAGAGGAGGAAGATGAAGATAACGAGGATGAAGGCACTGTGGAGGCCACGGTAGAAGCTACCACTGAAGCCACTACGGAAGCCACTGCGGAATATGAAGCTGAAGACGAGGAAGAGGATGAGGATGAAGCTCCAGCTGATGAGGATGATGCCGTAGAATCTACAGAAGCACCATTGTCAGAAGCTGATGAG CAGCAGGAAGATGATgaggacgaggaggaggaggaggagcaggaggtcGAAGAGTCTGTAGAACCACCAGTATCACAGTCTACAGCACAAAGTGCCCCGGCTCAAGATGATAACGATGAAGATGATGATGAG gaaCAAGATAAGAAAGATGATGAGAACGACGATGACGACTTTGAGTCCCTGGATCAGCAGTTTGAAAACGAACCCGAGGAGTCAAAACCAGTAAAAGCAGTAGATAGCCAAGAGCAGGATCAGAAACAGGACGATGAGGAGGAGCCCAAGGAAGAGGGCTCCTCTTGGTTGGCATCCC TTGCCGTTAAATTTGGCGTTGGCGTTGCACTTGCCTTAGTTTCACGCCTTGTATTGATAAGGAAAAGTCCAAATACAA TCACAGCTTTGTTTAACTTATTCCACcaat ACGAGGATGAGCCCGCTCCAGAGGCTATACTAAGGCGAAGATTGACGATTGCCACGGCCGAGGATCATATACCAGACGATGTGGAGGAGCTGCCCCTGCTGGACGACGATG AATACTCCGAGGAGGAAATCGAAATCGAAGAAGAGATCGAGGTGGAGATCAGCGACatcgaggaggaggaggaagccCGCCACGATAGCGACGACAATGTGGCCTCCATGGCCAACTATGTGCCCGATACCTTTGAGCAACTGAACGCCATGTACAAGTTGGTCCAGGAGCATGCTAAGGAAACCAAGCCCGAGGAGAAGGAGAAAAAGGAGTCGGAACAGCCGGCTGGAGCCAGCGACATCTATGTGGAGTACGAGGACGGGGCGATTGAGGATTACGAACATGAAGGGGACAGCGAGGATGAGGAGATCACCGACGAGGAGGACGAGATCTCCGACGTGGACGACGCCGATCTGATGAACCGGCTGGAGGCCAAGTACGGCCGCCTGCCCGTCAAGGAGTTCGAAAGCGATCCGGACTCCGACGACCCCAGCTGGACAC AGATAAAGCCGAAAGAAGCTGCACCTGCACCTCCGGCGGAGAAAGAGGATCCTTTTGAGCAGGAGTTGCGCAAGGCCAACGAGGAGATGATTAGGGAG AACTATGCCCAAGCCCTGCGATCCTTTAACACGCTCACCACCGACTATGCCCACGAGCCATTGGCCCATTTGGGAAGAGCCCGAGTCCTGGAACTTCTGTCCAAGAAGGAGCGCAGCAACCAGCGCCTGTGGGAAGCCATCGATGCCTACAAAAGATACCTGGCCTTTGGCAATCTGGTGAAAAGTGATCAGGAGTTTACCAGTGCCGGCGAAAGTTGCATTGAGAATTTGAGATTTTTGG GTTACCACCGACAGGCCACCACCATCCATGATTTGCTCATCGAGCGTTTGCCCGAGGATCCCCGCCTGCGTAACCAACTCTCACTCACCCATCTCATGGTCAACAAGTAG
- the Asph gene encoding aspartic and glutamic acid-rich protein isoform X9: MSGDVQPRKRKDKRRKRDDRKSEGDVTVLRQSSFQDDDESSHGVHITKMGNEDLHLHVHHEHGTGGHWCAKIIFFALMAVLLGLVGLIIMENRGLEDLDTPLSESRFSKVFDGWVDEHRDEHDAHDVHEPSGEALDDHDEHDDHDDHEEEEEEPLSEELEEEEPEEEEEEPTEEEEPEADEDEQEEDEEDEENNAGENITAEDAEEEDEDNEDEGTVEATVEATTEATTEATAEYEAEDEEEDEDEAPADEDDAVESTEAPLSEADEQQEDDEDEEEEEEQEVEESVEPPVSQSTAQSAPAQDDNDEDDDEEQDKKDDENDDDDFESLDQQFENEPEESKPVKAVDSQEQDQKQDDEEEPKEEGSSWLASQIKPKEAAPAPPAEKEDPFEQELRKANEEMIRELNNH, translated from the exons ATGATCGCAAATCCGAGGGCGATGTGACTGTTCTGCGTCAGTCCAGCTTTCAAG ATGACGACGAATCTTCGCACGGCGTTCACATTACAAAGATGGGAAACGAAGATCTCCACCTGCACGTGCACCACGAACACGGGACCGGTGGTCATTGGTGTGCCAAGATCATATTCTTCGCTCTGATGGCGGTGTTACTGGGTTTGGTGGGTCTGATCATCATGGAGAACCGCGGCCTAGAGGATC TGGACACTCCCCTATCGGAATCACGTTTCTCCAAAGTTTTTGATGGCTGGGTGGACGAACATAGGGATGAGCATGATGCCCATGATGTGCACGAACCCTCTGGTGAGGCTTTGGACGATCACGATGAGCACGATGACCATGATGATCATGAAGAGGAAG AAGAAGAACCCCTTTCTGAGGAATTAGAAGAAGAAGAACCagaagaggaggaggaagagCCTACTGAAGAGGAGGAACCAGAGGCAGATGAAGATGAGCAGGAAGAAGATGAAGAGGATGAGGAAAACAATGCGGGCGAAAACATAACCGCTGAGGATGCAGAGGAGGAAGATGAAGATAACGAGGATGAAGGCACTGTGGAGGCCACGGTAGAAGCTACCACTGAAGCCACTACGGAAGCCACTGCGGAATATGAAGCTGAAGACGAGGAAGAGGATGAGGATGAAGCTCCAGCTGATGAGGATGATGCCGTAGAATCTACAGAAGCACCATTGTCAGAAGCTGATGAG CAGCAGGAAGATGATgaggacgaggaggaggaggaggagcaggaggtcGAAGAGTCTGTAGAACCACCAGTATCACAGTCTACAGCACAAAGTGCCCCGGCTCAAGATGATAACGATGAAGATGATGATGAG gaaCAAGATAAGAAAGATGATGAGAACGACGATGACGACTTTGAGTCCCTGGATCAGCAGTTTGAAAACGAACCCGAGGAGTCAAAACCAGTAAAAGCAGTAGATAGCCAAGAGCAGGATCAGAAACAGGACGATGAGGAGGAGCCCAAGGAAGAGGGCTCCTCTTGGTTGGCATCCC AGATAAAGCCGAAAGAAGCTGCACCTGCACCTCCGGCGGAGAAAGAGGATCCTTTTGAGCAGGAGTTGCGCAAGGCCAACGAGGAGATGATTAGGGAG CTCAACAATCACTAA
- the Asph gene encoding FK506-binding protein 5 isoform X8, whose protein sequence is MSGDVQPRKRKDKRRKRDDRKSEGDVTVLRQSSFQDDDESSHGVHITKMGNEDLHLHVHHEHGTGGHWCAKIIFFALMAVLLGLVGLIIMENRGLEDLDTPLSESRFSKVFDGWVDEHRDEHDAHDVHEPSGEALDDHDEHDDHDDHEEEEEEPLSEELEEEEPEEEEEEPTEEEEPEADEDEQEEDEEDEENNAGENITAEDAEEEDEDNEDEGTVEATVEATTEATTEATAEYEAEDEEEDEDEAPADEDDAVESTEAPLSEADEQQEDDEDEEEEEEQEVEESVEPPVSQSTAQSAPAQDDNDEDDDEEQDKKDDENDDDDFESLDQQFENEPEESKPVKAVDSQEQDQKQDDEEEPKEEGSSWLASLAVKFGVGVALALVSRLVLIRKSPNTITALFNLFHQYEDEPAPEAILRRRLTIATAEDHIPDDVEELPLLDDDEYSEEEIEIEEEIEVEISDIEEEEEARHDSDDNVASMANYVPDTFEQLNAMYKLVQEHAKETKPEEKEKKESEQPAGASDIYVEYEDGAIEDYEHEGDSEDEEITDEEDEISDVDDADLMNRLEAKYGRLPVKEFESDPDSDDPSWTQIKPKEAAPAPPAEKEDPFEQELRKANEEMIRELNNH, encoded by the exons ATGATCGCAAATCCGAGGGCGATGTGACTGTTCTGCGTCAGTCCAGCTTTCAAG ATGACGACGAATCTTCGCACGGCGTTCACATTACAAAGATGGGAAACGAAGATCTCCACCTGCACGTGCACCACGAACACGGGACCGGTGGTCATTGGTGTGCCAAGATCATATTCTTCGCTCTGATGGCGGTGTTACTGGGTTTGGTGGGTCTGATCATCATGGAGAACCGCGGCCTAGAGGATC TGGACACTCCCCTATCGGAATCACGTTTCTCCAAAGTTTTTGATGGCTGGGTGGACGAACATAGGGATGAGCATGATGCCCATGATGTGCACGAACCCTCTGGTGAGGCTTTGGACGATCACGATGAGCACGATGACCATGATGATCATGAAGAGGAAG AAGAAGAACCCCTTTCTGAGGAATTAGAAGAAGAAGAACCagaagaggaggaggaagagCCTACTGAAGAGGAGGAACCAGAGGCAGATGAAGATGAGCAGGAAGAAGATGAAGAGGATGAGGAAAACAATGCGGGCGAAAACATAACCGCTGAGGATGCAGAGGAGGAAGATGAAGATAACGAGGATGAAGGCACTGTGGAGGCCACGGTAGAAGCTACCACTGAAGCCACTACGGAAGCCACTGCGGAATATGAAGCTGAAGACGAGGAAGAGGATGAGGATGAAGCTCCAGCTGATGAGGATGATGCCGTAGAATCTACAGAAGCACCATTGTCAGAAGCTGATGAG CAGCAGGAAGATGATgaggacgaggaggaggaggaggagcaggaggtcGAAGAGTCTGTAGAACCACCAGTATCACAGTCTACAGCACAAAGTGCCCCGGCTCAAGATGATAACGATGAAGATGATGATGAG gaaCAAGATAAGAAAGATGATGAGAACGACGATGACGACTTTGAGTCCCTGGATCAGCAGTTTGAAAACGAACCCGAGGAGTCAAAACCAGTAAAAGCAGTAGATAGCCAAGAGCAGGATCAGAAACAGGACGATGAGGAGGAGCCCAAGGAAGAGGGCTCCTCTTGGTTGGCATCCC TTGCCGTTAAATTTGGCGTTGGCGTTGCACTTGCCTTAGTTTCACGCCTTGTATTGATAAGGAAAAGTCCAAATACAA TCACAGCTTTGTTTAACTTATTCCACcaat ACGAGGATGAGCCCGCTCCAGAGGCTATACTAAGGCGAAGATTGACGATTGCCACGGCCGAGGATCATATACCAGACGATGTGGAGGAGCTGCCCCTGCTGGACGACGATG AATACTCCGAGGAGGAAATCGAAATCGAAGAAGAGATCGAGGTGGAGATCAGCGACatcgaggaggaggaggaagccCGCCACGATAGCGACGACAATGTGGCCTCCATGGCCAACTATGTGCCCGATACCTTTGAGCAACTGAACGCCATGTACAAGTTGGTCCAGGAGCATGCTAAGGAAACCAAGCCCGAGGAGAAGGAGAAAAAGGAGTCGGAACAGCCGGCTGGAGCCAGCGACATCTATGTGGAGTACGAGGACGGGGCGATTGAGGATTACGAACATGAAGGGGACAGCGAGGATGAGGAGATCACCGACGAGGAGGACGAGATCTCCGACGTGGACGACGCCGATCTGATGAACCGGCTGGAGGCCAAGTACGGCCGCCTGCCCGTCAAGGAGTTCGAAAGCGATCCGGACTCCGACGACCCCAGCTGGACAC AGATAAAGCCGAAAGAAGCTGCACCTGCACCTCCGGCGGAGAAAGAGGATCCTTTTGAGCAGGAGTTGCGCAAGGCCAACGAGGAGATGATTAGGGAG CTCAACAATCACTAA